The sequence taaaaatgaatgcagtctttgaaaaacgtctcatatagaggtcaaaacctcgcaacgaaatcaattaatatggaacgtttttaatcaataagaacgggacatttcacattaggTGTGGCAGTAGGGACATCGAGAGGACATAAGTCTAGTAGAGAATCATGGTGGATTAGTGATGAGGTTCAAACCAAAGTTGCGCTTAAGCAActgaggtttagggagctcattagATGCCGGGACGGGACACGTGATGATAGAACTAGGGCAGATGAGAGGTATAAAGAAGCCAATAGAGAAGCTAAGAAGGCCGTTGCCCGTGCAAAAGATAAAGCGTATGAAGATTTGTATAGAAAACTAGACTCTAAAGAAGGAGCAAATGATATTTACAGGATTGCAAAAGCGAGGGAGCGTAGGAGGAGGGATATAGATATCACCAAGTTTATCAAGGATGAAGCCGGTCAAACCATAGTGAAGGAAGAAGAAATTAGGAAAAGATGGAAAGGGTATTTCTCATCTCTTTTCGTGGGTGAAGGACTCGGGCGCCAAGAGGATCCACAGGACTTGGGAATAGGACAATTCCGGAACAACAACTTCTGTAGGAGAATCAGTCAGGGAGAAGTAAGATCGGCACTACGAAAAATGGGTAGAAACAAAGCTGTAGGACCGGACCAAATTCCAatagaggcgtggcggtgccttGGCGACGATGGTGTCAGGTGGTTGACGTGTCTTTTCAATAAGATTCTTAGAAGTTATAAAATGCCTACGGAATGGAGACTCAGTGAGATTATCCCCATCTACAAAAATAAAGGGGATGCCCAAATATGCggtaattatagaggcataaaattacttagtcatactatgaagctttgggagagagtgattgagactagacttcgacgcgaaactacggtttcagaaaaccaatttggtttcatgccagggcgctcttcgatggaggcaattcatattttaagaagcgttatggagaagtatagggagaaACAAAAGGGTCTAGAGATGGTCTTCTTAGACTTAGAAAAGGCCTATGATAGCGTACCGCGAAagctgatttggaagacccttaatgtTAGGGGTATCCCAAGTAAGTATATTAGAGTTATTATAGATATGTACGATGGGGCGAAGTCCTGTGTTAGGACGCCTGTGGGAAACACAGAGTATTTCTCGATAGAAGTAGGCTTGCATCAGGGATCAGCCCTTAGTCCTttccttttcgctttgatcctcGACGAACTGTCTCAAGGAATACAAGAGAACATCCCTTGGTgtctgatttttgccgatgatatcgtGCTTGTATCGGAACAAAAGGATGAACTTAATAGAAGACTAGAACGATGGAGGGAGGCCTTAGAACAAAATGGGCTACGGAtcagtagacaaaagacggaatatctaAGGTGCGAATTCAGTAGGACTGAGGATGAACTAAATGTTGGAGGGAATATCAGcattggggaccagatcttgcaACCACAAGAGTCGTTTAGATATCTAGGTTCGGTCCTCCACAAATCAGGGAGGATAGACGAGGGCGTGACTCATTGTATTAAGGTAGGTTGGatgaagtggagagcagcgaaaggggtcttgtgcgacaagaagataccgttcaaattgaaagggaaattcttcaaggtggcaattagacctgccatgttgtacggatcggaatgttggccaatgacgaaggcccaagagagaaggatggaagtggcagaaatgaggatgcttaggtggacgtgcggTAAAACCATGTTAGATATGATCCCAAATGGGGTGTTTAGGGAAGACCTTGGGGTCggtagcatcatcgacaagctaagagaagaacgacttcgatggtttgggcatgtgatgaggcgACCAAGTATTGCATCGGTTAGGAGAGCCGAGGCACTCACGGTCATTGGCgttaggagaaggggtagacctactcgtaggtggatggatagactaaggctcgacatgagggagctttcgttgaccgaggacatgacttctgataggggtgcgtggagggctagaattagaatagtcgagtagggttacttttcttttattattattattattattattattttttttttactagttttattattaggattattattattattattagtattaatattaatattattatttttattattactattattattattatttttactattactatttgtattattattatcactactactctgtactattcctatacttttactaatattactattattattattattattattattattattattattattattagtattattattattattatgtttattattattattattattattactattagtattattattatttgtactacTACTATACTCTTAGCAATACTATTACTGTACTtttactaaaactattattattattattattattattattattactattattattattagtattattattattatttgtattattaatttgtattataattattactattattattatgtttattactattactattaactaTTATTTTACTACTACttgtacttgtattattattataattattactattattactaatatcattatcattaccttTTTTTATTATTTACATCTACTAGTACTAGTAGACGAGTAGGTTTTTGTTTTTTGGTGTTTGTATGCACGTTTGTTCGTTGATATGTATGCATGGTTTGTACGTTTGTTTTTGGGAGGTATGTATGTAAGTTTTGTAGTGTAGGTTTTTTATGTCTATGTTTGTAGGTTTTCTGTTTTTTGAAGAATTGTAGGTTTTGATTATGTATTTTTGctaggttgttttttttttttttcttccaggTTTGTATGTATGTTTTTGCTTGTTTTGTTGGTGTTTGTATGTACGTAGGTACGTGTTCTTGCAGGTATGTAGGTATGTTTATGTACGGTTGTATGCTGGTTTGTATATAGGTTTATGTtttattgggggggggggggggtgggtgtGTGTGTATGGGGGTGTGTATAGATGGGTGCGTGTGTGTGGTGGGTGTGTGGGTGTGTGTGTGTCTCGTATCGTTTGGTACATCCTGGGGtcattatggctgaggacgacctTCTTTGCTCATGAGCTTGAGTGGTTTTATTTTAGTTGTGTGGcttcggggatgtctaccgtaaaggtgcatgagtggtgctttggtttgttacgggtggttggctctttgcttgtgCAACAACTTCCACCAGGCATACCTTTCGTGTTCTGTTTACAAGGTCTCTTGGCTTTATTTATTGAGGCAACACCAAACGTCGATtaagtggcgtcttgactgccgcttagagcctatattgattttcaggcaggcttttaaacccatgaaaatttgattctaccattttcatggcgtctcattttttatgtatttatttatttatttattattttattttactattttttttttaaaggccggatgtccactcggaagcaatctctttatccgccgaataaagagagggatgactttctctacttttctgggtggagaaatgacttgtttttattctcggataaaggaaggattgtctacatctcacctcccccatacaccactcaagtggtattgggtactgttgttgttgttgttgtgttattattattattattattatttttttgcaaATACATATTTTTTTTCCCAACAAATACATAAAAATCTAATTCCAATTTTCTAATACAATCTATCGTAGGTGTTTATTTAATGAGTTTTCTAGCAACAAATAGAAGTCTAAAAAATATAGGTAAAAGGGGttataattttatttttcattACCTTTTTCAATATACTGTATATTATTTgattttttatcttttaaaaaacctactaaaattatatGGACCATAAGGTTTCGCCGAATAAGAAATTTGTTTAGAATTCTCATAACTTAATTTGTTTTGATTTATTTTGTTATTAAATTAAGCATTGCAACCCAGACTGTAACATATATCCAGTTGTTTACGtatttttcatttatatattaGAGTATTACCATAACACATTGCGTAAATGGTCTGGAAAGGGTGGACAACATTTTGATGACTTTCAGGCCGAAATATGTCTAACGATATAGTAGCGTTAAAATGACACTAATCCGCTGCGAAGCGCGGACCACAAATCTAGTTATTAACTAGATGGAGGTTCGGAGTGGCCCACTCCATTGGGCTAGATAATCTGGATGAGAAAcgtcaaaaaaaaaaagaaggaaaaaaaagacGAAATAGGTGACATCATGATGACATAAGCCAAGTACTATTCTTTGTTGTTGGCTAATAtacttaatgttaatgttaatgttaatgttaatgttaatattaatattaatttaatattattattattattattattattaatactccatatgaattaattaatatgtaaaaAAGAGGCATCTGGAAGATCTTGCAATTTCGTGTTCCGCAAACCACAAGGTGCAACTTAATAAGCACAATGTACAACTCCAGTGTGAGACTTTCCTTTATATAAACCCATACCATACGTACGAGGGTTACTCGTAATCTCAAATTTCCTCTTTAATCTCTTCAGTTTATTTTCTTTCTAAAAATCAACATGGCTCGCAGAAGCTCCGGTGGTAAGTGTCTTCGAACAATTAGCATACTACATTTATATAATTAATTCATGATTTAATTGTTTCATCATATGACGATTCGATTATTTTCGATTTATTTGTGATATATTAATTTGTAAATCACCAATGTACATGACGTTACCATTTCTATTTCTAGGGTTTATTTGTTGTTTTTGCTGTTGATGGAAGTGTGTTTATTTTTGTCACAAAATGACATATTTGTTCGAGATTTAGCGTTAACCTAGCTTTCCATGCATAATTATTCCGTAATCAATTTTATTGAAACCTGAGGAACTTTTAGGGTTTCGTTTCTAGATATGGCCCTCCTTTATCTATaactacatgtatatatgtatttgtGTATGTTGCCAGTTATTTATAGTATTTGAATTGATGTTTAGGGCCAAACGCTTGACTGTAGGGAAGAGGATTCAATTTGTGTGTGACCTTTATCAGAAATAATAAGCCCTTACTTGCGTATCATAAACACctttttgttttaaataagcagtAATTAAGGTCAAGGTGGCATAGGCGAAAATTTCAATCGAAAGgtggatttgtaatttttagtgcaAAATTTTTAGATTTTTTGAATTTGCCGAGTGGATTTTTTCCCCAAAAGTCTTCATATTATGCCCCAAAAGCCTCTATATTttgcccaaaacctccatattttgttaaaaaaaattccTAAATTGTCGCCCCAGTGAAAAAAAAAGGTGTTTGAATTGGTACATTTTCCATGCTTTATTCTTATTAACCAAAGAAGCTAGAAAATGGAAGCTTATTTTCACCCTCCTCTAAAACTAAGCTAATTAGCTCCACTAAAGGGGCTTATAGGAACACTACAAGGTTAGCTTATTAGGTTTAGAATTAGCAAATAAAATAAGCCCGCCTAAACACTTACTTGATATCTTATGTGCCTGCAAGTTGCTAGAACAGCAATAAAGATTTATTGGCACTGTACTAGAATTTTTACTTTGCTAATTCAAACTAAAATGTGTACAAAGTGATGTGGACAGATTATATGAAATGAGAATTGAAAGCACAGGTTTATCTAcaaatttagttatgatttttatttgaGTGCAACATCTCTGGTATATATATTGGCATATAGAACTAAACAGCAGTTGGGTTCGAACCTTATCCTCTTGCTCCACATATGATTAGGTTGGTTTTTTCGTTGGCATGGCTTGTGCATTTACTCATGCATCTCTTTTATTGGTCACTCATGACATGATAGATCTCACATGTGGCCTTTAAAGTTTAATAGACATTGTATTCTGTTTGTGAAGTGCTTATTTTAACATAATCATGTATGTGAGTGTCTTGTGCTAACATTCTAATTTGCAGGAAGATCATCTCGTGCACCTGCCCGTGCTCCAGCACCCAAATCCCCAGCaccaggtaaatgttcaaatacttTGTATTTGTTATTGCCATTGTTATTCGTCATGATCAGACAACCAGTGTACATGTTTCGACTGCATGTTCATCTACCTGTCTCCCAGCTAACCTTTGAAGCTTTACATTTGCAGTCAAAGGTGCACCTGCTCCAGCCCCTGTGCAGGGTAACAGTGGCGGATCAATTCTTGGAAGCATTGGTTCAACCATAGCTGATGGTATATCAAACTAGTACATATTAACAGTTTATACACTTGTTAGCATTATTTGGATTAAAGATCTGCGCCCCTTTCCTTTATTTCTTCTTATTATTAAGTCTACGTGTTGTTGGTAGGTTTGGCGTGGGGTACTGGAAATGCTGTTGCTCACAGGGCTGTGGATGCTGTGATGGGTCCACGTACAATCAAACACGAAACTGTCACTGCTACTGTCCCAGAAGCCACTGCAGCAAACAATTCTTACTCTGATGCTTGTGGCATGCA comes from Rutidosis leptorrhynchoides isolate AG116_Rl617_1_P2 chromosome 4, CSIRO_AGI_Rlap_v1, whole genome shotgun sequence and encodes:
- the LOC139845294 gene encoding uncharacterized protein, producing MARRSSGGRSSRAPARAPAPKSPAPVKGAPAPAPVQGNSGGSILGSIGSTIADGLAWGTGNAVAHRAVDAVMGPRTIKHETVTATVPEATAANNSYSDACGMHTKAFQDCLNSSGSDISKCQFYMDMLAECRKGSGLSA
- the LOC139842725 gene encoding uncharacterized protein is translated as MTSNEEPPRIPNSLLYYGIYCRALTTWTCSTQHRLLVMDLVVQRRVTRRVRPVQPRILWKKLNEVNAETFKASVLERVEAGMDTVTQVNADQMWNSLATTIRDVAKETLCVAVGTSRGHKSSRESWWISDEVQTKVALKQLRFRELIRCRDGTRDDRTRADERYKEANREAKKAVARAKDKAYEDLYRKLDSKEGANDIYRIAKARERRRRDIDITKFIKDEAGQTIVKEEEIRKRWKGYFSSLFVGEGLGRQEDPQDLGIGQFRNNNFCRRISQGEVRSALRKMGRNKAVGPDQIPIEAWRCLGDDGVREKQKGLEMVFLDLEKAYDSVPRKLIWKTLNVRGIPSKYIRVIIDMYDGAKSCVRTPVGNTEYFSIEVGLHQGSALSPFLFALILDELSQGIQENIPWCLIFADDIVLVSEQKDELNRRLERWREALEQNGLRISRQKTEYLRCEFSRTEDELNVGGNISIGDQILQPQESFRYLGSVLHKSGRIDEGVTHCIKVRVLAGM